Within Bdellovibrionales bacterium, the genomic segment GTGAGGGAAGGGATCTCCTCATACTGACCTACGGCAATGGCCATTACTATTCAAGACAAGCAGAAGATGAGCTCAAAACAAATTACGGAATTGTCTCCAAAATTCTCGATTTTCGATGGATCGCTCCGGTAAACTGGAAAAAAGTGGCAGAAGTTGCAGGTTCATATAAGAAGATACTGATTGTGGAGGAGTGCAGAAAAACTGGGAGTTTCAGTGAAGCCATTGTCACCGGTCTTGTTGAACATCTCAGTAGGATGCCTGAAATCAAAATCCTTGCAGCAGATGACTGCTTTATTCCTCTCGGCAAAATGGCAGCAGCCGGCTTACCGAAAAAGGATGAGATTCTTTCTGGGGCCCTCGATCTACTCGGCATTAAAAAATGAAATAATTGAGGTTTAAGATGAACATGGCAAAAAGAATTGTCGTCGTGTGTCCAGGACGAGGCAGCTATCTGAAGGAAACTCTCGGCTACTTAAAAACCCCATCGCGAAAGGCTGAATGGTTTCATTGAAGATCTCGATCAGAGACGGCTTGAAGATGGGCTATTAACAATCACAGAACTGGATTCATCAAGTCATTTTTCTCCCCAAATTCACACCAAAGGAGAAAACGCCTCGACTCTCATTTACGCTTGCTCCTATGCTGACTTCACCGCACTTGATCCTTCTCTCTATGAAACAGTCGCAATCGCTGGAAACTCCATGGGTTGGTATATCACCCTGGCGCTGGGAGAAGCGCTCGACCAGGCGGGGGCCTATCAAGTGATAAACACCATGGGATCCATGATGAAAGACAAGACGATCGGAGGCCAAATCATATATCCACTGATCAAAGAAAATTGGCAAAGAGATCCTTCTAAGGAGGAGCTCGTCCATCAGGTTCTTCGTGCCACAAAGGATTTGCCAGGAGTCGAAGTCCATCCGAGTATTTTTCTCGGGGGCTATTTGGTCTTTGGCGCCAACAGTGCGGGCCTGAATTATCTCATGAAATATCTCCCTCCCATTGAACACTTTCCTTTTCAACTTCTGAACCATGCGGCCTTTCATACGCCCTTGCTCAACGAGGTTTCAAAGCGAGCTCTAGAGATGATTCCTGAACATTTGTTTCATCCTCCAAAGCTGCCTCTCATTGATGGGCGCGGTCACATTTGGAAGGCCTATTCAACCGACGTCAAAGAACTCTGTCACTATACCCTTCATCAACAAGTCATTGAACCTTATTCCCTGACTGCGTCGATTGAAGTTGCCCTCAAGGAATACAATCCGGATCACCTTGTCTTACTTGGACCCGGGAATACACTTGGTGGAGCCATTGGGCAAATACTCGTCAATTTGCGATGGGAAGGGATTTTAGACAAGCAGTCTTTCACACAACGACAGAAAACCAATCCCATTTTGATCAGCCTCGGGATAAAATAATTTTTCCCACTAAGAAATCCCAAAGGCACGAAGTCCTTGAACCAAAGCGACGGCCAAAACATAAGCCACAATGTTAAAAACGACCAATTGCATGAGGGCAAAACGCCATCCGCCCGACTCACGAACGGCCACTCCGGTAGTCGATATGCACTGGAGTGCAATCATAAAAAACACAATAAGACCCAGCACCGATGAGATAGTAAAAACTGAAGATCCGTCGCTCATCTTCGCCTCAGACATCTGAGACAAAAGAGAACTTTGCATGGATTCCTCATCTCTATCGGCAATATTGAAAACAATTGCCAAACTCGAAACAAATACCTCTCGCGCGGCAAAAGCAGATATCAAGCCTACGCCAACCCGCCAATCAACTCCCATGGGAGAAAAAACAGGCTCAACAACCTGACCCGCCTGTCCAAAAAAACTCCTGTTTAACTTATCTGAATCACTTGCCACATCATAATGAGGAAAAGTGGTTCCTATCCAAACAACAATAGACAAAAGAAAAATAACGGGACCTGCTTGACGAATATAGTTTTTTGTTCGGCCATAGGCCTGACGCAAAACGGAGCCAAAAAGGGGACGACGATAAACAGGAAGTTCGAGACAAAATAGCGATTTTTCTCGAATTTTAATAAAGCGATTGGCGATTACGGCAGCGAATGCACCAACGAAAATGGAGCCAACGTAGATTCCTGCCAATACGAGGCCCGCCTTCCAGGCTGGGCTACCCCGAAAAACAAAAGTCAAAAGAAGGGAATACACCGGCAATCTTGCGCTGCAACTCATCAATGGAATAATAAATAACAAAAGCCAGCGTTCTCTCTTGCTGTTGACAGTTCGAGCCGCCATCATGGCTGGAACTGCACAGGCATATCCCGACAGCAAAGGGACAAAGGATCGACCACTCATCCCCAGCATTCGCAAAGGACGATCCATCAAAGTGGCAGAACGAGCCAGGTAACCAGAATCTTCAAGCAAAGCTATCCCCAGAAACAAAATGAAAATTTGAGGGACAAAAACTAAAACAGCCCCAAAGGAACTCACAAGTCCGTTGGCCATAAAATCAGACCACAGAGCTCCTGATCCGAGTTCACTAATAAGGTGGGAAAGCCAGCTAAATCCAGAGTCAACCAAGTCCATGACCGGAGTAGCGAACCAATAAATTGATGTAAACAAAAGAGACATAATCGCAAGAAACATGAAAAGACCCCAAAAAGGATGAAGAAGAACTCCATCAATTTTTCTTGTCCTTTCTGCGGCATCAAGCCCTCGATGAACGCGAGTGCGCCGAACATGCTTTCTTTCAAGAACTCGAGTTTCCCCTAAGACGCGCTCGATGTCCGCCGCTTTCCAGGGCTCAATGCGATGAGTGCGCTTCGTCCTAAGATTGCCTGATAAAACTCTCCGTGTTTCATCCACCAGGGTTTGAACACCGCCACCTAAGCGCCCATCAATCGGCACAACAACGCAATCCAAGTCAATTGCGAGGGCTTCCATGTCAATTTCGAGTCCCTTTTCGGAAAGTAAATCCATCATTGTGACAGCGACAATCACATGAAAACCTGAGGCTAAGAGCTGACGAGTCAGGAGCAATTGCCTCGAAAGATGAGTGGCATCGACAACGGATATAACCAATTTTACGGAGCCCCAGTTGAAATGATGCTGAAGAGCATTTAGGGTCACTTCCTCATCAGGTGATTTTGGAGAAAGGCTATAGACTCCTGGCGTGTCCATCAAATGGACCGGTTCTCCGTAGCGATCATGACTCATCCCCACAGAGTAATCGACCGTTGATCCAGGATAATTGACCGTATTGTAACGCAAACCCGTCAGCCAATTGAAGAGAGTCGTCTTCCCGCTATTGGGTGATCCAACCAAAGCGGCCGTTTCAAACAAATCTACAGATGAATGCATAGGACCTCTTCCTTGCGCAAAGCAACGGCGAGTCCTCTGACTTCAACCAAATAGGGGTCACCAAAAGGAGCTTGTCCCCTCAATACAATCGTTTCTCCGCGAACAATACCCAACTCCATCAGGCGGGAAACCAGAGATTCTTCACCCACCAAGCTTTTGATCGGAGCCGAAAAACCCTTGGTTTTTCCCACCAGTGTATCAAATTTCACTGTTTCGTCGAAGTCCATGAATTATCACCCCAAGAGATATCGGCATCAATGCCCTTCAGTGGCCTGAGCATTTCGCATGCTAAAATGGATACACCATCTCACTCTCTGCTGACAACAGAGACATCGTTAACGCCAAAATACCTCCTGATTCTCAGGTTTTTGCAAACCTATTGATAAGGCTCACAATATCCCATTGCCAGCCTCGGATCTATCAGGTAGTCGATCAACGGCAGGAGTCGCTCTGACCCAATTAAGAGGAGAGGAACGAAAGATGAGCCCAGGTCTGATTTCTCGTTTGTTGTTCGTCTCATTTCTTGGGACCCAGTGCTATCTGAATTGCCGTGCTCAAGTGCTCTTATCTCCAGAACAGGCCGCAAAAGCGGCCTTTCCAAAGTCCACTGCTGTAAATAAATTGAGTCTTGCTTTAACCGAAGATGAAAAAACTCGGGCCCAACAACTCGCACAAGCTCCCATTGAAGAGAATATTTTTACATTTTATGAAATCAAGGCCAAAGAAAAAATCCTGGGACATGCTGGGCTGCATTCAGCTAAGGTACGAACCAAAGATCAAACGGCCTTTGTCGCCATTGACCCAAAGGGCGCTATTGTCAGTGTCGAACTCATTGCCTTTTATGAGCATCCAGAATATTTGCCTCCAAAGGGCTGGAATCAAGTATTTGTTGGAAAAAACCTCAGGGCCAGTTTAAAATCTGGGCAAGATATACCAATTATAACGGGATCAACTTTGACAACGGAGCGACTCGCTCAAGCCGCTCGAATCATTCGTGGAATTTGGCAGGTTAAGCTTCAAAAGAAGAAAAAATGAAAGTTAGGAAATTGCCGTGCAGTTTTTAATGAATTCTGATCTTCGCCATAATTCCTACCTTAGAACTCTTCTGATTTTATTTCTTATTTTCACGTTCTTCTATTTGTCTCTCAATATCCAGCTGGAATACTCACGCCTGGGTCTCTTCCCGGAGCAAATTAGAAATAACCTGTTGGGAAATCCTGAGTCTTTTCTTCCCGCAAAAGATCTCGCTACTCTCTTTACCGATCTACACGTCAATTTATTTATCTATCCTCTGATGATCATGACAGTTGTTTCGATATTGGTCCATACGAAGATTTCCAATAAGGCAAAAACTCTTTGGATCATTGTTCCTTCTTTAGCTGTCCTGATCGAAATCTGCGGACTGTTAGGGACAAGGTTTGTCCATCCCTTTCTTGTTTGGATGAAGATTGTTGGTTTTTTTCTCTTTGAGATATCCATGTTCGTCATGTTGTTCAAAGTATTTGTCTATCTGATGGGTCGCCCAGACGAGCATAAGCCTAAGGATCATTTCCATCATGGCTAGACAGTATCATTTGATAATTGGAATTTATTCTCTTCTGATGATTTTGCATTTGGGAACTTCTTTTTTGTTGTTCGCAACAAAAATGGGATGGTCACTTCCATCTATACAAGAGTTTTACCTTGGCAAAGTCGAGCTCAATTCGCTTCCCAAGTCCACATCGGGATTGTTGGAAACCGCTGTTCCACATTTGGCCACTGTCGGGATCATCACTTTCGTCCTCGGCCATTTCCTGATTTTTATTCCACAAATCACTTCTGCGACAAAATGGATTTTAGGCCTCAGCTTTCCTCTCGCAGGCCTGTTAAATCTGGCTTCTGGCTTTTTTATTATTTATTTTGGTTCTGCATTTATTATTTTAAAGCTTCTCTCATTTTTCCTTTTTCAAGCAGCCTATGTCGCAATCCTCTGGATCTTAATTCGTGCGGCTCTTGTTGAAAGTAAAATCAACAACCCAAGGACTTCTATCAAGATTTGAGTCTATTCGACCATCTGAGAAGACAATATGATATCCCAGCCCCGGATGTGCGCGGAGAAACTGGCGCAGTCTCTTTAAAGGCATCACGGCGAGAGCTGTCGCCCAGGCATCCAAGTTGGTGTTGGTTTCATTTCCAAGCAAAGTTAAGCTGGACAGGTTCGAAACAGATCTCCCCGTTTTTGGATCAATCAAATGATGAAACACAGGAGCTCCAGAAAAACGACCATAGCCTCCACTCGTAGAAATCCCCACCTGAGGGCCTCTGACTCTCAACTCTGCAACGAATTTAGAATCACTCAAAGGATCATGGGGATCCTGGATTTTAATCAAACACTCACCAAAGCAACGGATATCACCGCTCAGACTTAGGCTTCCGTCCCGAAGTCCATCTTTTGCAAGGATCGCACTCGCTTTGTCGATGGCATAGCCCTTACCTATACCTCCAAAATCCAAGCCCAATCCCTTTTTCAAAATTCTAATTTCAGTCCCCTTGACTCGCACAAACTGAGAACCCGTCTGTCCCAAGGCAGTCCGAATGTCCTCAGAACCTGGGCGAGGAAGACTCCTGGAATTGAGGTGATTCAGATCTTGAAAATGATAGGCCCTCAGAGTGAGAGCCGCCAATGTCATATTGAAGGCTCCTCCGGTTTCTCTCTCAATTTCACGAGATTTTTGAATAAGATCCAAGAGATCTCGATGGGAATCTCTCAGAACTCCCTGTTGATTGAGCCGAGACACTTGAGAGTCCGACTTATAAACTGAAAGAATTCGATCAAGTTCCTCCATGACTCCGAATGCTTCGTCAATGCTTCGCGCACCTATGTGGCCCGATACGCTTATCCTTGCGATCGTTCCCATGATCTGCTTTTCCCGAAGAACGAAATCTGGCGGAGCTGACAGATGATAACAGGAGATTGTGGCTATCGAAATAAACCAAGCAAAAAGAAGAAGAGATATCATCTTCCGGCTCATTGCCACTCTCTAGCGACCCTTCATCTGTGGATCAAAAGCATCGCGAAGTCCATCTCCCAGAAGTTGAAAGGCAAGCATTGCCAAAAACAAGGCTAATCCAGGCCAAATCATCAGGTGAGGAAAAGTTTGCAACGAACGCCAGCCCTCATTTGCTAAGACACCCCAACTGGAAAACGGAGGTTGAAGACCCAGTCCAATAAAGCTGAGGAAACTTTCAAATAAAATATTGCTCGGTATTTGATAAGACAAAATAACAATAATTGGACCCAAAATATTAGGAACCACGTGCCGAAGCACAATCCCAGAACCGGAAGCTCCGAGAGCTCGGGCCGCTTCAACATAGGTCATCTCACGAACAAGAAGAACCTGGCCTCTTACCAATCGCGCGAGAGTCACCCACCCGACTACGCTCAGTGCCAAGACAATTCCAGTCAGCGCCTTCAATTCAGCATTTTCAAATATCTGAACACTGTCAAAGACAACTTTCACGAGAATTAAAAGGACAAGCGTTGGAATCGAGTAAAGAATATCCACCGACCGCATGAGAAAAGAATCGACCCTTCCTCCGAACCAACCAGAAACAGCTCCGACAAAGACCCCGATGACGAGAGAGGTTATCGCAGTGAATATTCCGACTGCCATTGACATTCTTGCTCCAAAAATAATCCGAGACAAAAGATCTCGACCAAGCGAATCCGTCCCCAGCCAATTATGGGTACTTGGGGCATGAAGAACTCTCGTCATATCTTGTTGAGCAAAAGGAAAAGGAGCTAATTCTTCTGCAAAAAGAGCAACGAGGCAGACAAAAAGGATGAAGTAAGCCGAGGCCACCGCCCCCTTGTTCTTTTTTAGACGTCTGTAGGACTCTCCCCACAAGCTTTGAGGTCTCCTGACCTTCTTTACAACAACAGAACTTGGAGAAGGAATCGTGTCCGCGGTGACAGTCTGATTCATGCGAGCTTTATCCTTGGATCAAAATAAGCGTACAAAAGATCCACAATCAAATTAGCAAGGACAAGAATGACAGAAAAGACCAGGGTGGTCCCCAGTATCAAAGGATAGTCACGATTGCTCACGCTCTGAATCAAATGAGGGGCCATTCCTGGAACTGCAAAAATCAATTCAATAATAAATGAACCAGTCAGAACACCCGCGGCGAGAGGTCCTGAAAAAGTCAAAACTGGGATCAGCGAATTCTTAAGAACATGCTTATAGAGGATGGCCATTTCGCTCAAACCCTTTGCTCGAGCTGTCCGAATATAATCGGAGCGAATCACATCCAATACACTCGAACGCGTCAATCGTGCAATCACTGCCGCCGGGCGAATACCTAAGGTCAGAATAGGCAGTATATAGTAACTCGGTCCTTCCCAAAGTGCGGGGGGCAAAAGCTGCCAATAAAAACAGAAAATCAAAATTAGAATCGGTGCGACAAGAAAGCTCGGCAAGGCAACGCCACTGATGGCCGTCATCATCGTCAACGTATCAGCCCAGGTATTGTGTTTCGAGGCCGCATAGACTCCAGCTGGAATTCCTATCATAAACGATAGAAGCAAAGCATAAAAGCCGAGCTGAACGGAATTAGGCAATGATTCGCTAATAATCTCATTGATCGGTCGACCTATGTATTTATAAGATTCGCCCAAATCTCCCTTCAATAACTTAAAAACGTAATCTCCATACTGCGCATACAAGGGGGCGTTCAGCATATACTTGGCTTCGATGTTCGCTTTGACCTCGGGCGGAAGAGCTTTTCCTGATCGAAAGGCCCCCTGGTACAATTCTCAATAACAGAAAGGTCAAAGTGGCAATCACCCACACCACAAAAACAGCCTCGGCCACACGTTTAAAAACATAAGCACTTAAACCTTGGGTCAAAGTGTAGTGAACAAAAGAGCCGAGCAAGAGAGTCCCGTCGATGATCCAAAGAGCTGTCGGAACTTCAAAGCCAAAAAAATTTAATGTCATGGTAATCATTAAGACAACAAGAAGTGGCAACCCCACCCACAGGGTCAAATTGAGATCCTGATCTCTTACATGCTGAAACCATTTAGTCACTTCAATGACACTCCCTTAAAGATAAATCTCTGAAGAGGGCCAAAAGGGTACCCAACAACTCTCGGAGAAAACAAGCCATGAGCTACTGCCGCATAAACTGGAACCACAGGCAGATCTTGTTCGGTCAAAATCTGCTGTGCTTGAAGATAGGCTTCATGACGGGCGTCCCGCGACTCTATTCCCACGGCCCTTCCAATAAGCTCATCAAATTTTTTATTTTTCCATCGAGTGTAATTGTTCTCCGAATAGGAAGTCATTAAATTAAGAAAATTGTCAGGATCTGGATAATCAGCCAACCAACCCATGCGAAAAATATGGGGAGGTTCAGTACGGAGATTTTTCAAGTAAACCTTCCATTCTTCGTTCTTCAGTTCAACGTCAATCCCGAGATTTCGCTTGAGTTGAGCCTGCACATTTTCGGCAATGCGCTTGTGATCTTCATTCGTATTAAATCCGATCTCGATCTTGGCCAACTTGCTTCGATCTTTAAATCCTGCCTTATCCAAAATCTCACGGGCCTTGATAGGATTAAAACCAATCCCCACTCCAGGGGCATAGCCGAACATTCCAGGGGGCACCCAACTCGTCAAAGGTACCTGCCCGCCGTCCAACATCTGAGTGATCTCCTTGCGGTCGATCGCATAGCAAACGGCCTTGCGGACCTCTGGGTTATCAAAAGGAGGCTTTCTTACGTTAAAACCGTAATAATAGATCGAGAGAATTCCAGTCTCGCGGTATTCAGGTCTCTTGCGAAGTTCACGCAATTCCGTCGAAGGGAGTTGTGTTTGGGCGTCAATCTTTCCCGCGTTAAAGAGATTAAGTGCCGTGGAGAGCTCATTGATCATATAGGCAAGAATATTTTTTATCTTCGCCTTCTCACCGTAATAGGCCTCGTTTCGCTCTAAAACAATAGCCTTGTCATGATCCCAAGTCCTAAGTGTATAGGCCCCCAAAGTGACGATATTTCCCGACTCCGTCCATTTGTCTCCATGCTTGGCAATGATATCTTTCCGAATAGGGTAAGTCGAATGGTGAGTCAAAAGATAGGGAAAATAAGATGTGGGGCTCGTGAGTTCAACTCTGATCTCTCCGGCATCTGTGACTTTCACTCCCACTTCGGAAAAGTCTTTGATTTTTCCTTCATTGAAGGCTCTGGCATTATTAATGCCGTAAAGAAAGTAAGCGTATTCTGAAGCCGTAGCAGGGGTGAGTAATCTTTCCCAACCATCCAAAACCTGTCGAGCCGTAAACTCCTGGCAGTCGGTCCATTTCACGCCAGAACGAACCTTGAAATACCATATCTGACTATTTTTTTCTGAAACGCCATTCGGTTGCCAACGCGGGAGTCAAGCTGAGATTTGGGTCTGCGAGATTGTATTCAACAAGTCCCTCCATGATATTGTCCTGAATCAACGCACTTGTCGTATCCCCAGATTTATTCCAGTCTAAGGATGGTGGTTCCGTTAGGATATTAATTCGTAAAGTTGATTTTAAATCGAGGCCATAATCACCATTCCTCTTCTTGGTACAGCCGCAAGCAAGGACAACGAAAAAGAAAATGAGAACGGAGAACAGGGCTGGCGAGCGATTCAAAAATGCGCGCATAAAGGCCTCCTTAATTGAAGGCCTGTTGTCCTGTCTTTGACTTATAAAGTCAAGATCCGGCAAATAGAGATCACCAAATAGTGAGTTCTAGCTAGAGAGTTTCCCAAGTTTCTCTTTGGGAGGGCCGGGTCACCTCCACCTTGATCGGCTGAACCAACCAGGTCAGTTTCGTTGTGGCTTTGGCATAGAGACTTTCATAGATGCCAAAGTCCCGAACGACTTTTTTTACATAACTTCGCGTCTCGATAAACGGTATATGCTCAATAAATTCGTCCATCTCAAGCCTTCCAAAATTGGCAAGCCAACCTTCGACACGATGAGGACCCGCATTATAGCTAGCGGCAGCAAGAGGAACCGAACCTCCAAATTTACTGAGCAATCGCTGAAGATATTTCGTCCCCAATCGCAAATTCACGTCCGGATCACCTAACCGTCGCTCGTTAAAGGTCTCATCACCAATAAGGCGAGCCACCTGCTTGGCGGTATTTGGCATCAGCTGCATCAGGCCCTTTGCTCCCACCGGCGAAACGACATCGTAGCGAAAGGAACTTTCGGTGCGCATGATTCCCCAAATGAACTCACTGGGCACATTAAAGGTCGTCGCGTATTTTTCAACAGAATCCTTGTAGGCTCTGGGATAGGCATACTCCCACAAATAGCGGCTGCCTTCAATTCCACGTTGAGAACGAATATTAGAAAAATTAACGACACTGATGTAGGATGACCGATGGTAAGATCTGATTTGCTCATAAGAAGCCATTAACATCTTCAGGTAATCTTGATTGCGGGTCCGACGTTCTATTTCAAATAACTCCCATCGAGCCCATTCACCCAGACCAACCTGAATAAGTAAAGTGGCCCTCTCAAATCTCAAGCGCAATTCAGGGTCGCGAAAGTCCGTGGCGACGACGGGCTTCTCATCATCCATCGAATTGGATCCTTCTTCTGCAGTCACAACCTCAGCAGCTTCTTCTTCTTCATTCGAGTCACCGTCCAAGCTCGTGTTCAAGCTTTCTTCGGATTCAGCCTCTTGAGCTTCCTCTCCCTCTCGCTTTCCGATGATCTCACCATTGACGTCGAGCTCTTCTTTGAGAGGTACAAGTCCATCCCCGTCCGGCATTATTCCCAAGTATGTAGAGGTAGGTCCTTCGGCGACTTTCCGAACCGTCTCCAGGTTCGAAATACTTTCTAAGCGATATTTGGCAGTAAGCGTGTAATAATCCAACATTGGATCTTTGGCGATCGATTCAAAGAGAGTCCTCGCCTCGGTGTACTTGTTCATTCGCAGAAGCGCCATGGCCTTCCAGTAATTAATTCTTTCAATGGCGATCTTGTTCCAATTGCGACGGGTTTGACGATTCTTTTTTTGATTCAAGATTCGATCAAAACCATTTAGGGCTCCAAGATAATCTCCCTTAAGATAGCGAATCCAACTCATGTGCCACTGAGAGTCCCAACTCAAGCCTGACCGCGGATATTCCTTCAAAAATTGCTCAAACTTACGAGAAGCTCCGTCATAATCTTGAAACTGATAACTCAAAAAGGCAGCTTGATAGAGCGCCTCACGTCCCGATCGAGATTTTGGACTTGATTCGTGTGCTCGATGAAAAGCCCCGACCGCAGTTTGATATTCTCCCGCTCTGGCTGCGGCCCTCCCTAACTGCATAAGATACGCAAAGTTCTTTTGGTATTTTTCATAATGTTTAATTAGGAGCTTCAAAGCCTCATCTACATAGCCATCATTTACCAAGAAATTGGCCAAAGTCATATCCACTGCATAGAGAGGAGCTTCACCAGTAGCTCGCTTCCTCAATGTTTCAAGTTCAGATCGAGCTCTGTCTGACTTCCCAGCCCACTGCAAACGACGAATTCGCTTTTGCTGATCTCCCGGCGTTGCGAGGCATCCGAGCTTTTTCCCGTCAAATGGTGACGAGGGCAAGTCGATTCCCCAGTCATCAATAATCCCGTGCTGCGGGTATTTGCTGTAGAGCCGCCGAGCCCAAGCACAAGCTCTCCACTTTCGTCCGATTTGCATCTCAACCTTCACCAGGCGCCACAAAATCTCGGGGTAGGCCTCAGAAGATCGCCAACGCCGCTCTAAATAGGCCAACTCAGGAAGAGCCTTACTCCACTTTCCCTGATCAATTAACATTTCGCTCATCTTAAATTTTGTCTCGTAGGCCAATTGACTGGGAGGACGAAGCTTCAAGAGGCGATCATATTCTCGCTGGGCTTCTTTGAATTCACGCTTAGCTTGAAGAGAAAGTCCCAAAAAATACCGCACGTAGTACTCGATGGAACTTGGAACAGTGAGAGCTTTTTCCAGATGGCTTTGTGCTTCGTTGTATTTTTGAAGCTCAAATGACAACACCCCGCGAACAAAAGAACTCAAGGCCATATCCGCGGGTGCCAAAGGGCCTTTTATTTGCGTGAGAGCCTTCTCCGCGGCCGAATAGTTTTTTTCTTCAATCAGAGTTCTTACCTTGGCGAATAAATTCTGCTGTCCTGAAGAGGGAATGACGGCAAATACCAACGGAGTGAGAATAACAACCGAGCCGATCCAATGGCGCAAGAATGCCTCCCGTAGCGGGCGCCGTGAGAGACAGCCCGTCCTTTATTTTATTAGACTTAGTCAGCATGTAAACCTGGACCCTCAAATTATTTGCGCATGGTCATTTTATGCTATGCGCTAATTGAGATACTAAATCGAAGAGACAAATAAAAATAGAGACTTTAAATTTTGTATGCAGTCCTAGCGGATGGTAGGGGTACAGACGAGTCAAAAATCTGGAGTTCAATTGTGGCTAAAAATAAATCCCTATTCGTCTGTCAGGAGTGCGGAGCACAACGCCAAAAGTGGGAGGGGCGCTGCAATGAATGCGGGGCCTGGAATTCGCTCGTCGAAGAAAAGGTCATTGCTCCCTTGGGCAAGGCATCGGGTCGAGGATGGACAATCGGAAACACCGAATCAGAATCTTCCATCTCGGGACTTCGGGCCTATCGCCTCAATGAAAGCTTCGATGAAGGAAAGGCAAAACGCCAATCTACCGGAATTGGAGAGCTCGACCGCGTCCTCGGTGGCGGGCTCGTTTCAGGAAGCTATACTTTGCTCGGAGGAGATCCTGGAATTGGTAAAAGCACCTTGCTCCTTCAAATGGCAGGAGGGCTAGCCA encodes:
- a CDS encoding transglycosylase SLT domain-containing protein, coding for MRHWIGSVVILTPLVFAVIPSSGQQNLFAKVRTLIEEKNYSAAEKALTQIKGPLAPADMALSSFVRGVLSFELQKYNEAQSHLEKALTVPSSIEYYVRYFLGLSLQAKREFKEAQREYDRLLKLRPPSQLAYETKFKMSEMLIDQGKWSKALPELAYLERRWRSSEAYPEILWRLVKVEMQIGRKWRACAWARRLYSKYPQHGIIDDWGIDLPSSPFDGKKLGCLATPGDQQKRIRRLQWAGKSDRARSELETLRKRATGEAPLYAVDMTLANFLVNDGYVDEALKLLIKHYEKYQKNFAYLMQLGRAAARAGEYQTAVGAFHRAHESSPKSRSGREALYQAAFLSYQFQDYDGASRKFEQFLKEYPRSGLSWDSQWHMSWIRYLKGDYLGALNGFDRILNQKKNRQTRRNWNKIAIERINYWKAMALLRMNKYTEARTLFESIAKDPMLDYYTLTAKYRLESISNLETVRKVAEGPTSTYLGIMPDGDGLVPLKEELDVNGEIIGKREGEEAQEAESEESLNTSLDGDSNEEEEAAEVVTAEEGSNSMDDEKPVVATDFRDPELRLRFERATLLIQVGLGEWARWELFEIERRTRNQDYLKMLMASYEQIRSYHRSSYISVVNFSNIRSQRGIEGSRYLWEYAYPRAYKDSVEKYATTFNVPSEFIWGIMRTESSFRYDVVSPVGAKGLMQLMPNTAKQVARLIGDETFNERRLGDPDVNLRLGTKYLQRLLSKFGGSVPLAAASYNAGPHRVEGWLANFGRLEMDEFIEHIPFIETRSYVKKVVRDFGIYESLYAKATTKLTWLVQPIKVEVTRPSQRETWETL